A single window of Mycoplasma bradburyae DNA harbors:
- the ruvA gene encoding Holliday junction branch migration protein RuvA, producing the protein MITSVYAKIEYVTSTKMLFVANNWGYWVNVKPNSGFSRSDTNVLIFLHELAFVTQNNSLSKEFYAFKSLKEKEWFKSLLTVNGIGPKTAINIMANNQDDVLSLIKNNDLEGLLKLENMNKKIATILLASDIANKGFLRSQILNDKENEEESKSKKQETNQFQADIDEVLSDLVIEAIDCLINLGYKQEQIQSALCEIDFKKETINDSADLVAVVIKQIGLRTSEIN; encoded by the coding sequence ATGATAACTTCTGTATATGCAAAAATAGAATATGTTACAAGCACGAAAATGTTGTTTGTTGCCAATAACTGAGGTTATTGGGTTAATGTAAAACCAAATAGCGGTTTTAGTAGATCTGATACAAATGTATTAATCTTTTTACATGAATTAGCTTTTGTTACGCAAAATAACTCTTTAAGTAAAGAATTTTATGCTTTCAAGAGTTTAAAAGAAAAAGAATGATTTAAATCGTTGTTGACAGTTAATGGAATTGGACCTAAAACAGCAATTAATATTATGGCTAACAATCAAGATGATGTTTTGTCGTTAATTAAAAATAATGACCTAGAAGGATTATTAAAACTAGAGAATATGAATAAGAAAATTGCTACGATCCTTCTAGCGTCTGATATTGCTAATAAAGGTTTCTTAAGAAGTCAAATTCTGAATGATAAAGAAAATGAAGAAGAGTCTAAAAGCAAAAAGCAAGAAACCAACCAATTCCAAGCTGATATAGATGAAGTGCTATCAGATTTAGTTATTGAGGCGATAGATTGTTTAATAAATTTAGGATATAAACAAGAACAAATTCAGAGTGCGTTGTGTGAAATTGATTTCAAAAAAGAAACAATTAATGACTCAGCTGATTTAGTTGCAGTTGTTATTAAACAAATAGGTTTAAGAACAAGTGAAATTAACTAG
- the ruvB gene encoding Holliday junction branch migration DNA helicase RuvB, with amino-acid sequence MKLTRPTNFNEFIGKNELKEKLLTFINASISQNKSLDHVLFYGPPGVGKTSLAQIIANELKSKIKILQASQIQKPSDLLNAFSLLSKNDVLFIDEIHSLNPAIMELLFPVMEDYVIDILIGKDFNSKFTRMKLPPFTLIGATTMYGRIIDPLEERFGILLKLDYYQDEEIFEIIKTANAKDKIKLSDDEIQSIALNSKGTPRNALRIYKRVMDFKLFNKKENIHQILEKLNIHKFGLSNLDLEYLKVFENNPKQYLGLKSLSLISGIDGFTIESKIEPYLIKLCLIKKTSKGRQITQKAIEYFKDN; translated from the coding sequence GTGAAATTAACTAGACCAACAAATTTCAATGAATTTATAGGTAAGAATGAATTAAAAGAAAAACTTTTAACATTCATAAATGCATCAATTAGTCAAAACAAATCTTTAGACCATGTCTTATTTTATGGACCACCAGGTGTTGGCAAAACATCACTGGCCCAAATAATAGCAAATGAATTAAAATCAAAAATTAAAATTCTGCAAGCATCACAAATTCAAAAACCATCTGATTTACTAAATGCTTTTTCGTTATTATCAAAAAATGACGTGTTGTTTATCGATGAAATCCATTCATTAAATCCTGCCATTATGGAACTATTATTTCCTGTAATGGAAGATTATGTTATTGATATTTTAATAGGCAAAGATTTTAATTCTAAATTTACAAGAATGAAATTACCACCCTTTACTTTAATAGGTGCGACAACAATGTATGGAAGAATAATTGATCCATTAGAAGAACGATTTGGTATTTTATTAAAACTCGATTATTATCAAGACGAAGAAATTTTTGAAATCATTAAGACGGCTAATGCTAAGGATAAAATTAAATTATCGGATGACGAAATACAAAGCATAGCATTGAATTCCAAAGGAACGCCAAGAAATGCGTTAAGAATTTATAAACGGGTTATGGATTTTAAGTTATTCAATAAAAAAGAGAATATTCATCAGATACTAGAAAAACTTAATATCCACAAATTTGGCTTATCCAATCTAGATCTAGAATATTTAAAAGTTTTTGAAAATAACCCAAAACAATATCTTGGTTTGAAATCGCTTTCATTAATTAGTGGAATTGACGGATTTACAATTGAATCAAAGATTGAACCATATTTAATTAAACTATGTTTAATTAAAAAGACTTCTAAAGGTCGTCAAATAACCCAAAAAGCAATCGAATATTTTAAAGATAATTAG